A region from the Benincasa hispida cultivar B227 chromosome 10, ASM972705v1, whole genome shotgun sequence genome encodes:
- the LOC120088571 gene encoding uncharacterized protein LOC120088571, producing MSDREDTDSDAPEEFTAEQGVQQDEEIRKVQKESKARVVREGKERRRLWAEKKTPRPSKKGETVEDLAEPPRDHHDQISKLGMLPSNIVQLLVDREKQVFSSDPSDEKPAIKPKSKRKKTKSSGIETVLLSERTPSQCLHNSLEFLKKRKMNITRSSSVLDNPNQALRLLSTSGLLIKK from the exons ATGTCGGACAGAGAAGATACCGATTCGGATGCCCCTGAGGAGTTCACTGCCGAGCAG GGAGTACAGCAGGATGAAGAGAttagaaaagttcaaaaagaaagTAAAGCTAG GGTTGTTCGTGAAGGGAAAGAACGTCGTAGACTGTGGGCTGAAAAGAAAACACCACGCCCATCTAAAAAGGGTGAGACCGTTGAAGATTTAGCAGAACCTCCTAGAGATCATCATGATCAAATTAGCAAGTTGGGAATGCTTCCTAGTAATATTGTCCAACTGCTTGTAGACCGTGAGAA ACAAGTTTTCTCATCAGATCCGAGCGACGAAAAGCCCGCaattaaaccaaaatcaaaGAGGAAGAAAACCAAAAGCTCTGG GATTGAAACGGTTCTTTTAAGCGAAAGAACGCCATCTCAATGTTTACACAACtctttggaatttttgaagaagaggaagatgaaTATCACAAGATCATCATCGGTTCTCGACAATCCTAACCAAGCGTTACGGCTTCTTTCTACATCTGGCTTACTAATTAAGAAATAG